In Cicer arietinum cultivar CDC Frontier isolate Library 1 chromosome 7, Cicar.CDCFrontier_v2.0, whole genome shotgun sequence, a single window of DNA contains:
- the LOC101509025 gene encoding uncharacterized protein has protein sequence MRSMASSGNSSRGNIAAIVGVGPNLGLSIARKFAHEGYTVAILARDLGRLSRFAEEIAREEKAQVFAIRIDCSDSRSVREAFEGVLSLGYVEVLVYNANYQSPLQSKPTPFQHLPLHTFQTSLAVSSLGAFNCAQQVLPGMIERGKGTILFTGCSASLNGIAGYSELCCGKFALRALSQCLAREFQPQGVHIAHVIIDGLIGPPRGSSSRGDEGVMDPDALAQTYWHLHIQDRNAWTQEMDVRSSIF, from the exons ATGCGAAGCATGGCAAGTTCTGGTAACTCATCACGAGGTAATATTGCTGCAATCGTTGGTGTGGGTCCCAATCTGGGCCTCTCCATCGCTCGCAAATTCGCTCACGAAGGTTACACCGTTGCCATCCTCGCCCGTGACTTAG GGAGGCTTTCGCGATTTGCGGAGGAAATTGCGAGAGAAGAAAAGGCACAAGTGTTTGCGATAAGAATAGATTGTTCTGATTCAAGAAGTGTGAGAGAGGCATTCGAAGGTGTTCTTTCTCTTGGATACGTCGAAGTTCTTGTTTACAATGCAAATTACCAATCACCCCTTCAATCCAAACCTACTCCTTTTCAACATCTCCCACTTCACACTTTCCAAACTTCCCTCGCGGTTTCCTCCCTCGGCGCCTTCAATTGCGCTCAACAG gtgCTGCCGGGGATGATTGAAAGAGGAAAGGGAACAATTCTCTTCACTGGCTGTTCAGCTTCTTTAAATGGCATTGCCGGATACTCCGAACTAT GCTGTGGGAAATTCGCTTTGAGAGCACTATCGCAATGCTTGGCTAGAGAGTTTCAACCTCAAGGAGTGCATATAGCCCATGTTATTATTGATGGTCTTATTGGCCCACCAAG AGGATCGTCGTCAAGGGGAGATGAGGGTGTTATGGACCCGGACGCGTTGGCTCAAACATATTGGCATCTACACATTCAGGACCGGAATGCATGGACCCAGGAAATGGATGTTCGTTCATCCATATTCtag
- the LOC101509346 gene encoding CDPK-related kinase 5, protein MGLCTSKPLSSPNSFNHSTHTQSQTTTTISNSNEETQNPKKTPFFPFYTPSPAHNLFSANFPKTPGTPRRFFRPPSPAKHIRSLLARRHGSVKPNIGASISEGSEAETVAPLDKNFGFSKHFGNKYEVGEEVGRGHFGYTCSAIAKFNNKGDLKGHRVAVKVIQKAKMTTAIAIEDVRREVKILRALNGHKNLIKFYEAYEDHDNVYIVMELCEGGELLDRILSRGGKYSEEDAKAVMLQILNVVSFCHLQGVVHRDLKPENFLFSSKDENAELKAIDFGLSDFVKSDERLNDIVGSAYYVAPEVLHRAYNTEADVWSIGVIAYILLCGSRPFWARTESGIFRSVLKADPSFDEPPWPSLSDEAKDFVKRLLNKDPRKRMTAAQALGHPWIKSYKDVKVPLDILVFKLMKTYMRSSSLRKSALKALSKTLATDELNYLKEQFTLLEPNKNGTISLENIKTALMRNATDAMKESRMPDLLASLNALQYRRMDCDEFCAAALSVHQLEALDRWEQHARCAYELFEKDGNRAIVIEELATELGLGPSVPVHAVLHDWIRHTDGKLSFLGFVKLLHGPSRSLVKPQ, encoded by the exons ATGGGTCTCTGCACTTCAAAACCACTCTCTTCTCCCAATTCATTCAACCATTCAACTCACACTCAATCACAAACCACAACAACTATTTCCAATTCCAATGAAGAAAcacaaaaccctaaaaaaacaCCTTTTTTCCCCTTTTACACTCCAAGTCCAGCTCACAATTTATTCTCCGCCAACTTCCCCAAAACTCCCGGAACTCCGAGAAGGTTCTTCAGACCACCGTCGCCGGCGAAGCATATAAGGTCACTTCTTGCCCGCCGTCACGGCTCCGTCAAGCCGAATATCGGTGCTAGCATCTCCGAAGGGAGTGAAGCTGAAACGGTTGCTCCCCTTGATAAGAATTTCGGATTCTCGAAGCATTTTGGTAACAAGTATGAAGTTGGTGAAGAAGTTGGTAGAGGACACTTTGGTTACACTTGTTCTGCCATTGCTAAGTTTAATAACAAGGGTGATCTTAAGGGTCATCGTGTTGCTGTTAAGGTCATTCAAAAAGCTAAG ATGACTACTGCTATTGCAATTGAGGATGTGAGAAGGGAAGTGAAAATTTTGAGAGCTTTGAATGgacataaaaatttaattaaattttatgaggCTTATGAAGACCATGATAATGTCTATATAGTCATGGA GTTGTGTGAAGGAGGGGAACTTTTGGATAGAATACTATCAAg AGGTGGGAAATACTCAGAGGAAGATGCAAAAGCTGTAATGTTGCAGATACTGAATGTTGTTTCATTTTGCCATCTACAAGGCGTTGTTCACCGTGATCTTAAACCTGAG AACTTCTTGTTTTCATCCAAAGACGAGAACGCAGAGCTGAAGGCCATAGACTTTGGTTTGTCGGATTTTGTTAAATCGG ATGAACGGCTTAATGATATCGTTGGTAGCGCATACTATGTGGCTCCAGAGGTTCTGCATAGAGCTTACAATACAGAGGCTGACGTTTGGAGTATTGGTGTGattgcatatattttattatgcgGCAGTCGTCCATTTTGGGCTCGGACTGAATCTGGGATCTTTCGTTCCGTATTGAAAGCGGATCCAAGCTTTGATGAACCTCCTTGGCCTTCTTTGTCAGACGAGGCAAAAGATTTTGTTAAGCGATTACTTAATAAAGATCCTAGGAAGAGAATGACTGCAGCGCAGGCATTAG GTCATCCGTGGATAAAGAGTTATAAGGATGTAAAAGTACCCCTGGATATTCTGGTGTTCAAGCTCATGAAAACATACATGCGTTCCTCCTCCCTACGAAAATCAGCTTTAAAG GCTCTGTCGAAGACGTTAGCTACTGACGAGCTGAATTATTTGAAGGAGCAGTTTACACTTTTAGAACCAAATAAAAATGGCACCATTAGCTTGGAAAATATCAAAACG GCGTTAATGAGGAATGCAACAGATGCTATGAAGGAGTCACGCATGCCTGATCTTCTGGCATCA CTTAATGCATTGCAATATAGAAGGATGGACTGTGATGAGTTCTGTGCAGCTGCACTCAGTGTTCATCAACTTGAAGCACTTGACCGGTGGGAGCAACATGCGCGCTGTGCCTACGAACTTTTCGAAAAGGATGGAAACAGAGCTATAGTCATTGAGGAACTAGCTACG GAGCTTGGCCTTGGTCCATCGGTACCTGTGCATGCTGTTCTTCACGACTGGATTAGGCACACTGATGGAAAGTTAAGCTTCCTTGGGTTTGTTAAGTTGCTGCATGGTCCATCTCGAAGTCTTGTAAAACCTCAGTAA